One Methanolinea sp. DNA window includes the following coding sequences:
- the flaJ gene encoding archaellar assembly protein FlaJ, with the protein MPLTAFGEKVRRANAGKLPFQDLFSSIKERISKISENKRMGPDLLFMVTYMASITTAQATRPEIFAYTAARKEYVPTKYIERVEFFVKRWNYSYVQALSLIAEKVQNEMLRSMLHRYSNSIESGVPDEDFLTRELATIRSVYRNAYEQGLEMLKKWSDAYIAMLFSATLIGIIMMISVAIFAPDDIQQTLVSSYAIVIAVSFFGIVTMYRSVPQDDKTHQLEKGSREQNLIRSLEKKIVPIAAVAAILLAVLTANIGLSMLMVGLLLLPLGLIGYLDDKNIIVRDTEFTTFIRSLGAVMGGKGVTIRNALAEIDRKSLENLEPFINGVYSKLNLGLDEKLVWQRFIYECGSNLIYKYLNIFRDSVELGGKPDIIGQMVGSSMLEQVLLREKRNHLAMGFVILLIPMHAMMVGIFLFLFHIMIRMAEAIGGVISSMGTASSAITQSGTISGTLAGGINLFVNFPQYEMGVYTVIMITILTLSNIIAGKIVMGGDRYIYYFFASLLLGVTGIIYIVAPVIVGMFFNIPTFQGI; encoded by the coding sequence ATGCCGCTGACAGCATTCGGGGAAAAGGTCCGGCGGGCCAACGCGGGAAAACTCCCCTTCCAAGATCTCTTTTCTTCCATAAAAGAGAGGATATCCAAAATATCCGAGAACAAGAGGATGGGGCCAGACCTCCTCTTCATGGTCACGTACATGGCCTCCATCACCACGGCGCAGGCGACGAGACCGGAGATATTCGCCTATACCGCCGCGCGGAAAGAGTACGTCCCCACGAAGTACATCGAGAGGGTCGAGTTCTTCGTCAAGCGCTGGAACTACAGCTACGTCCAGGCACTCTCCCTCATCGCGGAAAAAGTCCAGAACGAGATGCTGCGGAGCATGCTCCACAGGTACTCGAACTCCATCGAGTCGGGCGTCCCGGACGAGGACTTCCTCACGAGGGAACTTGCGACCATAAGGAGCGTCTACCGGAACGCGTACGAACAGGGGCTGGAGATGCTGAAAAAGTGGAGCGACGCGTACATCGCGATGCTCTTTTCGGCCACGCTCATCGGGATCATCATGATGATCTCGGTCGCGATCTTTGCGCCCGACGACATCCAGCAGACGCTCGTCTCCTCTTACGCCATCGTCATCGCCGTCTCCTTCTTCGGGATAGTGACGATGTACAGGTCCGTCCCGCAGGACGACAAGACGCACCAGCTCGAGAAGGGTTCGAGGGAACAGAACCTGATCCGGAGCCTCGAGAAGAAGATCGTTCCCATCGCCGCAGTGGCCGCGATCCTCCTCGCGGTCCTCACGGCGAACATCGGCCTCTCGATGCTCATGGTCGGTCTCCTCCTCCTCCCGCTCGGGTTGATCGGGTACCTCGACGACAAGAACATCATCGTCCGCGACACGGAGTTCACCACCTTCATCAGGTCGCTCGGCGCGGTGATGGGCGGGAAGGGCGTCACGATAAGGAATGCCCTCGCCGAGATCGACAGGAAATCCCTCGAGAACCTCGAGCCTTTCATCAATGGGGTCTACTCGAAGCTGAACCTCGGCCTCGACGAGAAACTCGTGTGGCAGCGTTTCATCTACGAGTGCGGGAGCAACCTCATCTACAAGTACCTCAACATTTTCCGCGACTCCGTGGAACTGGGGGGAAAGCCCGACATCATCGGGCAGATGGTGGGCTCCTCCATGCTGGAACAGGTTCTCCTGCGGGAGAAGAGGAACCACCTCGCGATGGGGTTCGTCATCCTCCTCATTCCCATGCACGCGATGATGGTCGGGATATTCCTCTTCCTCTTCCACATCATGATCAGGATGGCAGAAGCGATAGGGGGTGTCATCTCCTCCATGGGAACAGCGAGTTCTGCCATCACGCAGTCCGGAACCATCTCGGGGACCCTCGCGGGAGGCATCAACCTCTTCGTGAACTTCCCGCAGTACGAGATGGGAGTCTACACGGTCATCATGATCACGATCCTCACGCTCTCCAACATCATCGCAGGGAAGATCGTGATGGGTGGAGACCGGTACATTTACTATTTCTTCGCGAGCCTCCTCCTCGGCGTCACGGGGATCATTTATATCGTCGCGCCGGTAATAGTTGGTATGTTCTTCAATATTCCTACGTTCCAGGGGATCTAG
- a CDS encoding CheF family chemotaxis protein: protein MALVPVKLEKDGKWVVGKVDLQQDAMTIVEPFKASIPYKSVIDLEEKKNVLIITVKGDPPSTYRIASVEKVLAVMKQYIVRSCSAYRLMAYFMSPAVRGGVMVTNATWEKGAIAVLKSTIWFVSQNKQVSVGLKEVTSMELTKKEVQKNQVDVLKIDHMENSDVVTSYVLCPLSTLQILLNFLKDATKDLEVTGEELDPVAAQVGMLVYSGMDSHAIEKMLNIPYKNLDSIYEKLIKLGMAEVTQVRREVQLTPKGVRFITESVKPPTQ, encoded by the coding sequence ATGGCACTGGTTCCAGTCAAGCTTGAAAAGGACGGGAAATGGGTCGTCGGCAAGGTCGACCTCCAGCAGGATGCCATGACCATCGTGGAGCCCTTCAAGGCATCCATCCCCTACAAGTCGGTCATCGACCTCGAGGAGAAGAAGAACGTCCTCATCATCACCGTCAAGGGGGACCCGCCGTCCACCTACAGGATCGCGAGCGTGGAGAAGGTCCTCGCGGTGATGAAACAGTACATCGTCAGGTCGTGCAGTGCCTACAGGCTCATGGCATACTTCATGTCCCCCGCAGTGAGGGGTGGCGTGATGGTCACGAACGCGACGTGGGAGAAAGGGGCAATCGCGGTCCTCAAGTCGACGATATGGTTCGTGAGCCAGAACAAGCAGGTCTCGGTCGGCCTCAAGGAGGTCACGAGCATGGAGCTCACGAAGAAAGAGGTCCAGAAGAACCAGGTGGATGTCCTGAAGATAGACCACATGGAGAACTCGGATGTCGTGACAAGTTACGTCCTCTGCCCCCTCTCCACACTCCAGATACTCCTCAACTTCCTCAAGGACGCAACAAAGGACCTCGAGGTCACGGGAGAGGAGCTGGACCCGGTCGCCGCCCAGGTCGGGATGCTCGTCTACAGCGGGATGGATTCCCACGCGATCGAGAAGATGCTCAACATCCCCTACAAGAACCTCGATTCAATCTACGAAAAGCTCATCAAGCTCGGGATGGCAGAGGTCACGCAGGTGCGGCGGGAAGTCCAGCTCACCCCCAAGGGCGTCAGGTTCATCACCGAGTCCGTGAAACCCCCCACGCAGTGA